A genomic stretch from Marinobacter fonticola includes:
- a CDS encoding efflux RND transporter periplasmic adaptor subunit has translation MHSEEAATPPPPPAVDVAQVKPEPVTLWDGFTGRVAAPESVELRPRVSGYIDKVAFEEGEWVHQGDLLFQIDARPYQAAVNAAKAELNRARSQYGLAQSEAGRAKQLLDSRAISREEYDQRESAMATAQSAVLAAEASLDSAQLNLEYTQIRSPIDGRVSRAFVTRGNLATNDQTLLTRVVSVDPVHVYFESDEQTASAALNRFNEGQMPTVKISLSGDEERFAHTAIVDFVDNQLDASTGTLQYRAVMANPDGIVRPGQFARVQMPVAELDHALLVDQQAVLTDQDRRYVYVVADDNTVSRRYIEPGQRSNGLLVVHEGLKADDRIVVNGLQKIMMPGMQVAPEQVAMRPSEREQPQVASTQ, from the coding sequence GTGCACAGTGAGGAAGCAGCCACCCCTCCGCCACCGCCCGCTGTGGATGTTGCCCAGGTCAAACCGGAACCCGTCACCCTTTGGGACGGCTTCACCGGACGCGTCGCCGCGCCCGAATCGGTCGAATTGCGCCCACGAGTCAGCGGCTATATCGACAAGGTGGCCTTTGAAGAGGGCGAATGGGTGCATCAGGGCGACCTGCTATTCCAGATCGACGCGCGCCCCTACCAGGCGGCGGTTAACGCGGCTAAGGCAGAACTCAACCGCGCCCGCAGCCAATACGGGCTGGCCCAGAGCGAGGCAGGCCGCGCCAAGCAACTGCTGGACAGCCGCGCCATCTCCCGGGAGGAATACGACCAGCGCGAGTCTGCCATGGCCACCGCACAGTCTGCCGTGCTGGCCGCCGAAGCGTCGCTGGACAGTGCCCAGCTGAACCTGGAGTACACGCAGATCCGCTCACCCATCGACGGTCGCGTCAGCCGGGCCTTCGTGACCCGGGGTAATCTGGCCACCAACGACCAGACCCTGCTAACCCGTGTGGTGTCCGTCGACCCGGTCCACGTCTATTTCGAGAGCGACGAGCAGACCGCCTCGGCTGCACTGAACCGATTTAATGAGGGACAGATGCCGACAGTCAAGATAAGCCTGTCAGGCGACGAGGAGCGTTTCGCGCACACCGCCATAGTGGACTTCGTGGACAACCAGCTGGATGCCAGCACCGGCACCCTACAGTACCGGGCCGTGATGGCGAATCCTGATGGCATCGTTCGCCCCGGTCAGTTTGCCCGCGTGCAAATGCCGGTAGCCGAACTGGATCATGCACTGCTGGTGGACCAGCAGGCGGTGCTCACCGACCAGGACCGTCGCTACGTCTATGTGGTGGCGGACGACAACACCGTTAGCCGCCGCTATATCGAACCCGGCCAGCGCTCCAACGGCCTGCTGGTCGTGCATGAAGGCCTCAAGGCCGACGACCGCATCGTGGTGAACGGCTTGCAGAAAATCATGATGCCCGGCATGCAAGTGGCGCCGGAACAGGTCGCCATGCGACCCAGCGAGCGCGAGCAGCCGCAGGTCGCCAGCACGCAGTAG
- a CDS encoding AraC family transcriptional regulator — protein sequence MLVRNLSFPMDDQATLEKSHEATRLQLAQTLQRWSEDQKIQQTTVPGLEIFRSDSPTSCVSSVYDPSLCFLVQGQKTVNFGDRELVYEPLSYLVTSVHIPVLGRIVTASPDEPYLAMKITVDPQEVSNLVLEMGSQLKFDPEADACPESACGLCLAHMDKGMLDAVNRLTSLLDAPHDIPVLAPLARREIIYRALIGEMGPRMRKFAVADSSVHRVSRVIAVLKDRYTESLRVKDLAEQVNMSESALFHTFKQVTRMSPLQFQKKLRLHEARRLMLSEGLEAATASYRVGYESPSHFSREYSRLFGAPPRADVIKLRGEQWMPAPA from the coding sequence GTGCTAGTACGAAATCTCAGCTTCCCCATGGACGACCAGGCGACTCTGGAAAAAAGTCACGAAGCCACGCGCCTGCAGTTGGCTCAAACGCTGCAACGTTGGTCGGAGGATCAGAAAATTCAGCAAACAACGGTGCCGGGACTGGAGATTTTTCGCTCCGACTCGCCCACCAGTTGCGTGTCTTCGGTTTACGACCCGTCCCTGTGCTTCCTCGTCCAGGGCCAGAAAACCGTGAACTTCGGGGACCGGGAGCTGGTTTATGAGCCGTTGTCCTATCTGGTGACCTCCGTGCATATCCCGGTGCTGGGTCGCATCGTGACCGCGTCGCCCGATGAGCCTTACCTGGCGATGAAGATCACGGTCGACCCGCAGGAGGTCAGCAATCTGGTGCTGGAGATGGGTAGCCAGCTCAAGTTCGACCCGGAGGCCGACGCCTGTCCGGAAAGTGCCTGCGGCCTGTGCCTGGCGCACATGGACAAGGGCATGCTGGATGCGGTCAATCGACTGACCAGTCTGCTGGATGCGCCCCACGATATCCCCGTGTTGGCGCCCCTGGCCCGACGGGAAATCATCTACCGTGCCTTGATTGGCGAGATGGGCCCGCGTATGCGCAAGTTCGCGGTGGCGGATTCCTCCGTGCACCGGGTTTCACGGGTGATCGCAGTGCTCAAGGATCGTTATACCGAGAGCCTGCGGGTGAAGGACCTGGCGGAACAGGTCAACATGAGCGAATCCGCGCTGTTCCACACCTTCAAGCAGGTCACCCGTATGTCGCCGTTGCAGTTCCAGAAAAAACTGCGGTTGCATGAGGCTCGCCGATTGATGCTCTCGGAAGGCCTCGAGGCGGCCACTGCGAGCTATCGGGTGGGCTACGAAAGTCCGTCCCATTTCAGCCGCGAGTACAGCCGCCTGTTCGGCGCGCCGCCACGCGCGGATGTGATCAAGTTGCGGGGGGAGCAGTGGATGCCGGCGCCGGCCTGA
- a CDS encoding efflux RND transporter permease subunit has protein sequence MNFSRFFVDRPIFASVLSIIIFVVGLISIPGLPVSEYPEVVPPSVQVTARYPGANPKTISETVATPLEESINGVEDMIYMKSVAGSDGTLALTVTFKLGTDADRAQVQVQNRVSQALPRLPEDVRRQGVTTQKQSPNLMMAVHLLSPDNTFDATYIRNYGVLHIRDELARIPGVGEAGLFGAGDYAMRLWVDPQRAASYGLTAGDVANAIREQNIQVSAGQIGAQPMPETNDFLISINAQGRLESAEEFENIVIKTGNGGRVVRLRDIGRAELAASEDSLRALLNGKQAVALPIFQSPGSNALEVSAAVRAKMAELDDNFPAGLEWEVAYDPTVFVSTSIKAVITTLLEAVALVVLVVILFLQTWRASLIPLLAVPVSIVGTFAILSLLGFSINTLTLFGMVLAIGIVVDDAIVVVENVERNIEEGLPPLKAAHQAMREVSGPIVAISLVLCAVFVPMAFLDGITGQFYRQFAVTIAIATVISAINSLTLSPALAATLLKPHGAKPDLPARVIDKLFGWLFRPFNRFFNRNAERYQGFVRRSLRTRGLVFGIYVLLLGGTVFMFNQVPGGFIPTQDKTYLVGSIRLPEGASLDRTEEVARRVSEIALETEGVAHAAAFVGFNALQGTNTPNIGTVFILFDDFEVREKTALDLAGEINGKLAGIKEGFAVTFMPPPIFGLGAGSGYSVYVQDRAGAGYGVLQNATNQLAGALSQEPGLSYPFSSYQANVPQLDAEVDRRQAKAQGVRLDDLFGTLQFYFGSLYINDFNLFGRTYRVVAQADAPYRDDVSDLEHLFVSNDQGEMVPLSTMVELKRSFGPDPVIRYNGYPAADLIGQSDPTVLSSGEALDAVARVAEQTLPRGMDIQWTDLSYQQITQGNAAMIVFPLALLLVFLVLAALYESWVLPLAVILIVPMCLLAALFGVWLTGGDNNVFVQVGLVVLMGLACKNAILIVEFAREKEMEGMDTVRAALEACRLRLRPIIMTSVAFIAGVVPLVLASGAGSEVRNAMGITVFTGMIGVTLFGLLLTPVFYVALRRLAQRGEKAPAQPQLDDQTGESHA, from the coding sequence ATGAACTTCTCAAGATTCTTTGTCGATAGGCCGATCTTCGCCTCGGTGCTGTCCATCATCATCTTCGTCGTGGGGCTGATCAGCATCCCCGGTTTGCCGGTCAGCGAATACCCGGAGGTGGTGCCGCCCAGCGTGCAGGTGACGGCCCGCTATCCGGGCGCCAACCCGAAAACCATCTCGGAAACCGTCGCCACGCCCTTGGAAGAGTCGATCAACGGCGTGGAAGACATGATCTACATGAAATCCGTCGCCGGCAGTGACGGCACCCTCGCCCTGACCGTGACCTTCAAGCTGGGCACCGATGCCGACCGGGCCCAGGTGCAGGTACAGAACCGGGTGTCCCAAGCCCTGCCGCGCCTGCCGGAAGATGTGCGGCGCCAGGGCGTGACCACCCAGAAGCAGTCGCCGAACCTGATGATGGCAGTACATCTGCTGTCGCCGGATAACACCTTCGACGCCACCTATATCCGCAATTATGGCGTGCTGCACATTCGTGACGAACTGGCGCGCATACCCGGTGTGGGCGAGGCGGGCCTGTTCGGCGCCGGCGACTATGCCATGCGTCTGTGGGTCGATCCGCAGCGGGCGGCGTCCTATGGCCTCACCGCGGGCGATGTCGCCAACGCCATCCGTGAGCAGAACATCCAGGTCTCGGCTGGCCAGATCGGTGCCCAGCCGATGCCGGAAACCAACGATTTCCTGATTTCCATCAACGCCCAGGGGCGTCTCGAGAGCGCCGAGGAATTCGAGAACATCGTGATCAAAACCGGCAACGGTGGACGCGTGGTGCGCCTGCGGGATATCGGCCGTGCAGAACTGGCGGCGTCCGAGGATTCCCTGCGCGCCCTGCTCAACGGCAAACAGGCGGTGGCGCTGCCGATCTTCCAGTCGCCGGGCTCCAACGCGTTGGAAGTGTCCGCCGCCGTGCGCGCCAAGATGGCCGAGTTGGACGATAATTTCCCCGCAGGCCTGGAGTGGGAAGTGGCCTACGACCCCACGGTGTTCGTCAGCACCTCGATCAAGGCCGTTATCACCACGCTGCTGGAAGCGGTAGCACTGGTAGTGCTTGTGGTGATCCTGTTCCTGCAGACCTGGCGGGCGTCGCTGATCCCGTTGCTGGCAGTGCCGGTCTCGATTGTCGGAACCTTTGCAATCCTCTCGCTGCTGGGGTTCTCCATCAATACGCTGACCCTGTTCGGCATGGTGCTGGCCATTGGTATCGTGGTGGACGACGCCATCGTCGTGGTGGAAAACGTCGAACGGAATATCGAGGAGGGTCTCCCGCCTCTCAAGGCCGCCCATCAAGCCATGCGCGAAGTCAGCGGCCCCATCGTGGCGATCAGCCTGGTGCTCTGTGCGGTGTTCGTGCCCATGGCCTTCCTTGACGGCATCACCGGCCAGTTCTATCGCCAGTTTGCGGTGACCATCGCCATCGCCACGGTGATCTCGGCGATTAACTCCCTGACCCTGTCACCGGCGCTCGCGGCCACCTTGCTGAAACCCCACGGTGCCAAGCCGGATCTACCGGCGCGGGTTATCGACAAGCTGTTCGGCTGGCTGTTCCGTCCGTTCAACCGCTTCTTCAACCGTAACGCGGAGCGCTACCAGGGCTTCGTGCGCCGTAGCCTGCGCACCCGCGGGCTGGTGTTCGGCATCTACGTGTTGTTGCTGGGCGGTACGGTGTTCATGTTCAACCAAGTGCCGGGCGGCTTTATCCCGACCCAGGACAAGACTTACCTGGTCGGCAGCATTCGCCTGCCGGAAGGCGCGTCCCTGGATCGCACGGAAGAGGTGGCTCGACGGGTCAGCGAGATCGCCCTGGAGACCGAGGGCGTTGCCCACGCAGCCGCATTCGTTGGCTTCAACGCCTTGCAGGGCACCAACACCCCCAACATCGGCACAGTGTTCATCCTGTTCGATGACTTCGAGGTGCGCGAGAAAACCGCGCTGGACCTCGCCGGCGAGATCAACGGCAAGCTAGCGGGCATCAAGGAAGGCTTTGCGGTGACCTTCATGCCGCCGCCGATCTTCGGCCTGGGCGCGGGTTCGGGCTACTCCGTGTACGTGCAGGATCGCGCCGGCGCCGGCTACGGCGTGCTGCAAAACGCCACCAACCAACTGGCGGGCGCCTTGAGTCAGGAACCGGGACTGAGCTACCCGTTCAGCTCCTACCAGGCCAACGTGCCCCAGTTGGATGCTGAAGTGGACCGGCGCCAGGCCAAGGCCCAGGGTGTGCGGCTGGACGACTTGTTCGGCACGCTACAGTTCTACTTCGGTTCGCTCTACATCAATGACTTCAACCTGTTCGGCCGCACTTACCGCGTGGTCGCCCAGGCGGATGCACCCTACCGCGACGACGTCAGCGATCTGGAGCATCTGTTCGTCAGCAACGACCAGGGCGAGATGGTGCCTCTGAGCACCATGGTCGAACTCAAGCGCAGCTTTGGTCCCGATCCGGTCATCCGCTACAACGGCTATCCCGCAGCGGATCTGATCGGGCAGTCCGACCCGACCGTGCTGTCCTCTGGCGAAGCCCTGGACGCGGTGGCCCGCGTGGCGGAACAGACGCTGCCCCGGGGCATGGATATCCAGTGGACCGACCTGAGTTACCAGCAGATTACCCAGGGCAACGCGGCGATGATCGTGTTCCCGCTGGCACTGCTGCTGGTGTTCCTGGTGCTCGCGGCACTATACGAAAGCTGGGTGCTGCCACTGGCCGTCATCCTGATCGTGCCCATGTGCCTGCTGGCCGCCCTGTTCGGCGTTTGGCTCACCGGTGGCGATAACAACGTGTTCGTTCAGGTCGGACTTGTGGTGCTGATGGGCCTCGCCTGCAAGAACGCGATCCTGATCGTGGAGTTCGCTAGGGAAAAGGAAATGGAAGGCATGGACACCGTCCGCGCCGCCCTGGAAGCCTGCCGCCTGCGTCTGCGCCCGATCATTATGACCTCCGTGGCCTTCATCGCGGGCGTGGTGCCGCTGGTGCTGGCTTCCGGCGCCGGTAGCGAAGTGCGCAACGCCATGGGGATTACCGTCTTCACCGGCATGATCGGCGTCACCCTGTTCGGCCTGCTGCTGACACCGGTGTTCTATGTCGCCTTGCGCCGGCTCGCCCAGCGTGGCGAAAAGGCGCCCGCACAGCCTCAGTTGGACGATCAAACGGGAGAGAGCCATGCTTAA